The Saprospiraceae bacterium genome contains the following window.
AACAATTATAGCCATTTCCCACGCCAATTAACTCGAGCTGCTAATTTATTGGGGCAAAACCATTATCTATATCGAACATTACGGGCTCGAAGTGCCTATTTTGAAGGATTTCCATTGATTTATGGTGGAGAGTTTACCCAAGAAATGATTAAAAGAGCAGCTGTAAAATTCCAGGAATCCATTTCTTGGGATCCGGATATGCCACTCGCACTTTTCGGAATGCAATGGATACATGGCTTTGGCTGGGCACAAGCCGACTCTGCGGAATATTATTTTCAAAAGGCGATTATAAATTCTCCCACGTGGATTCTTCCATGTGTTCGGCAATCGCAAATCTATTCGACCATGTTGTCGGATTTTGTAAATTCAAAAAAATATCTTGATCTTGCTGCTCAGATAGATTCTACATCTCCTTTATATTGGGAAGCTGAAGGAAGTTATTATTTTGAACAAATGCGCTACAGTGAAGCAGAAGTTATTTTTAAAAAAATCATAGAAAATGCTTCCTCTTCAACTTGCCTGCCTTGTTCACAAAATTTATTGGTAAAAATTTATTTAAAGACTGGACGGCTGACTGAAGCTTTTGATTTAGTTCAAAAATTGATAAATTCTGATTCCACAAATGCTACTTCACACAGTACAATGGGAATTGTATTGACAAAGTTGGGTAGGTTTGTAGAGGCTGAAAAAGAATTCAGAATTTCAGGGAGACTTTCTGCAAACAACACAAACCAGGAAATTTTTATTAACTATTGGCAAGCTTATATCTACCTCGAACAAGATCAAATTGAAAATGCATTTGAAGCATTTGAAAAGGCAATAAAACTTGGTTACGATGATTATAGTTGGATGCAGGTTGATCCAGAATTCGTCGCACTACGTCAACATAGTTTGGAGTGGGACGCATTGATGAAGAAATACTTTCCTGAGAAGGTAGAGAGAAAGTGATTACTGATGAAATGCAATCCTGATTTTATTTTACAACAAGAACAATAAATGAAAAAACTGATTTTAATTTTAGCATTTACATTTTTTATTGAGGCAATTAACGCACAACAAAAAGGTGCTTCTCCAAAACCAGTTCTTAGCGGTCAGCAATCAGTAGTTAGTAATACGTATGCTGTTGTGGTTGGGATCTCTGATTACCAGGATCCAGGCATCCCCGACCTTCGTTTTGCTGATAAGGATGCAGAAGCCTTTGCTAATTATTTGAGGAGCGATGCAGGTGGTAAATTGGATAATGATCATCTGAAAGTTTTGATCAATCAGCAAGCAACCATGGCTCAGTTTGGAATTGCATTGGATTGGTTAATGGAATCTGCAAAGGAAGGCGATCAAGTAATCATTTATTTTTCCGGGCATGGGGATGTTGAAAAAAAGACCTTGACACAACCGGGTTTCTTATTGTGTTGGGATGCTCCTGCAAGAGTCTATATCTCAGGAGGTGCTTTTGCACTGCCCATGTTGCAAGAAGTAGTATCGACTATTTCTATCCAAAACAAAGCAAAAGTTATAGTGATTACAGATGCTTGCCGTTCAGGAAAATTAGCCGGAAGTACCGTAAATGGTTCACAAGCAACTGCGTCTAATTTGGCAAAACAATTTGCCAATGAGATAAAAATACTTTCTTGTCAACCAAATGAATACAGTATTGAAGGGGAGCAATGGGGAGGAGGTCGAGGTGCTTTTAGTTTTAATCTTGTAAATGCATTATACGGATTTGCGGATCAAAACAATGATTTATCCATTACATTGCAAGAAGCTGGCAGATATTTAGAAGATAACGTAACGGCTGAAGTTGCTCCAGTAAGTCAAGTCCCAATGATTGTCGGAAATCGTTCTGAAAAAATAGCACGTGTCGATGTAAAATTTCTCGCCTCAATAAAATCAGGAAAGACAAATCATAAAGACATTTTATCTGCAATCGATGCAAAAGGATTTGAAGATGAAATATTGGTAAATTTAGATATCGCTATAAAAAGGACCTATAGCTTATTTAGACAAGCTCTAAAAGATAAAATATTTTTAGAACCTATAAACAGCTGTGCAGATTTTTATTATCAGCAACTAATTAATGAACCAAAATTAGAAAGATTGCATTCCACTATGCGTCGCAATTACGCAGCGGCTTTACAAGATGATGCACAGCAGGTATTGAATACGATGCTTAAAACAGGTTTAACTCTCAATGTGCTTGCTGGTATAAAAGCAAAGGATATTTATAGCGAATACCCTCAAAGACTTGAGCGTGCTGCAGAATTGTTGGGTGAAGGACATTACATGTATAAGGCATTGAAAGCCCGTAAATCATTTTTTGAAGGAATGATTCAGACTTTGAGAAAAAATAGACAAAAATATTTTTATGAAGCACTGAATTGGCAATCAGATTTTCCGCATGCACAAATTGAGCTTATTTCAACCTTTAAATCAGAAAATAAAGATTCCGCAGAATATTACGCAAAAAAGGCAATGGAAATTGCACCACAATGGGTTGTTCCATATACTAGACTATCAAATTATTATGAATCTCGATTTAGAGACTTTAAAAAAGCAGAGGAACTATTAAATAGAGCAGGTGAGATAGACTCTAATTCTGTATTGGTTTGGTATGAAAAAGCCAATTTTTATAATAACTAAGAGAACTTGGAAGAAGCAATATACTGGTATAAAAAAGCACTTGCTAAGGTTGGAGATGAGATTTGTTTTAGTTGCGCACTAGTAAATTTAGGTGATACGTATATAGAAGCTGGACGCTATAAAGAAGCAGAAGAAATATTGCTTGCTGCAATAAAACGAGATTCTACTTTTGGAGGAATGTACAATCGACTTGGGAAAGTGTACTGGTTAACAAATAGATTTCAGGAATCAGAAGAAACATTTAAGAAGGAAATTCGCCTATCCAAAAGTGAAAGAGACCGCAGTATGGCTTATAATGAACTTGGAAACCTAAAATGGCAAATGGGTCGTATGCCGGAAGCAGAATCTTTCTATCTTAAATGTTTACAAGCTGATTCGTCTAATATCAATGGTTATTGGAACCTGGCCATACTTTACGAGCAAAAAGGAGAATATGCAAAGGCTGAATTGTTTTGCAGAGACTTAATAAAGTTAGATTCGATGGTATTTGAAGGTTTTGGATTTTTAGGACTTTTATGTGTAAAAACCAATAGACCAATCGAAGCAGAATTTTATGGACGAAAAGCTGTAAAACTGAAACCTACAATCGAAAATTATTGCTTGCTAGTCTCCATATTGACGATGATAAATAAGATTGATGATGCGTTTGAAGCCCTCGAACAATTGCTCGAAATTGACAAGAATTATGAATGGTTTCAAAAAGACCCAGATATCGCCCCCTTACGTACTCTTCCCAAGTGGAACGATTTAATGAGTAAATACTTCCCGGATAAAAAGTAGAATGAAAAATGAGAAGATTATGTATAGCATTTAATTTTTTAGCAACGATACTTTGTGCACAACAAAAAGGGACATCCCCACTATCAACTACCAACTCCCCCCTATCAACTATCAACCAACAACTATCAACTAATACGTATGCTGTCGTCGTTGGTATCTCCGATTATCAGGATAATAACATTTCTGATTTGAGGTTCGCTGACAAAGATGCGGAAGCTTTTGCGAATTTTTTAAGATCAAGTGCTGGAGGAAGATTAGATGTTGACCATTTAAAAGTACTATTAAATGAAAAAGCAACTGTGGCTCAATTTGCTATTGCGTTGGATTGGTTAATGGAAGTAGTGAAAGAAAATGATCAAGTTATCATATATTTTTCAGGTCATGGAGATGTAGAAAAAAAGACCATTACCCAACCAGGTTATCTTTTATGTTGGGATGCACCCTCAAGAGTTTATTTAGCAGGAGGCGCATTAGCCCTTCCTATGTTTCAAGATATTATTACAACGCTTTCTGCACAGAATAAAGCCAAAGTAATTGTCATTACTGATGCGTGTCGTTCTGGAAAATTAGCAGGAAGTTCAGTTAGGTGGATCGCAAATAACCGGTGCTAATCTTGCGAAACAATATTCCAATGAGATCAAAATTTTGTCCTGTCAACCCAATGAATATTCTATCGAAGGGGAACAATGGGGTGGAGGACGTGGAGCATTTAGTTATCACTTGATTGATGCGTTATATGGCATGGCCGATAACAATAATGATCTGATTGTAAATCTTCAGGAAGCAGGAAGATATATTGAAGATCATGTGAGTGCTGAGGTTGCACCAGTGAGTCAGGTGCCGATGGTATTGGGTAATAGAACGGAAGCATTGTCTAAAGTAGATCCAAACTTGCTAGCCTCAATTAAATCAGGAAAATCAAGTCAGATGGGCTTTTTATCATCTATTGATACCAGAGGAATGGAGGAAGATGTATTGGCCTTGGTAGATACTTCAGTACGATTGACTTATAAACTATTTAAACAAGCTATAAAGGATAAGATCTTTTTGGAACCGGCATCAGCATGTGCAGAAATGTATTATAATCAATTAATCAAAGAACCTAAATTAGAACGTTTACATTCAACTTTGAGAAGAAATTATGCAGCCGCACTTATGGATGAGGGTCAACAGGCTATCAACGATTTTGTGACAGGGAACGTGAAAGCTTGGGAAAAAATGGAAGAAGAAATAGGATTTAGCAATCGAAAGACGGCAGACAAGTTTTACCGAGCAGCAGCACTTTTGGGTGAAAAACATTACCTCTATTCAAAAGTAAAAGCAAAAGCACTTTATTTTGAAGCATTTACAGTATATCACCTTCCCATATCCTGGGATTCGGCAAACGTGTTGGACATAAGACTGATGAAGCAAGCTATTTCGTTGGATCCAGATTCACCTATTCTCTGGTATAACCTTGCGTTTTTTGTGACGACTGACAGTCTAGATTTTTATATCGATAGACTCAACGAACTGGTACCGAATTGGCCTGTTTGGAATGGCATGATTGGGTGGAGGTTTGAGAAAATTAATCCTGAACGGGCAGTTGGTTTTTATCAAAAAGCTATCACATTGGATTCTACATACTTAAAAGCATCAAACAGGCTTGCTCTGTTACTTGATACTATTGGACGTCATGAAGAAGCGACCCAGTATAGGGAGAAGATCGTGCGTATTGCATTGAGAAAAGTAGAAAAAAATGTAAAATCACTTGCACATGAGGAATGGTTTTCACTTCTCATATCTCTTTACAGATTGAATAGGGGTATTGAAACAGAGAAGCTTATAGAACAATACATTGCCTTGGATCCCAAAGAGTTATTAACTTATTGGACTTTGGCTGAGATGTATAGCAGACTGAGGCATTACAAAGAAGGGGAACAGATATTAAAAAGATACATTTTGTTGGATCCTACCAATTCAAATGTTTACTTGAGTATTGCCTATTTCCAAACAACTCAAAACCATATAGATCAAGCTTTTGGAACCCTGGAGCTTGCAATGAAAAATGGCTTAAATTATAGTTATTACGACGGTTTACAAACAGACCCCGAGATCGCCCCTCTTAGGGAGCGCACAGAGCAGTGGGATGCATTGATGAAAAAATATTTTCCCGAAAAAATAAAATAATCCAGTTAAGAATTGCTTATTTATTATACTGCCTATCGAAAATTTGTATAAATACTCAACAAAAGGAAGCTTCTTCTTTCAGGCCACACTAGCAAATTATTGATTTATCTTGATTCAGATTTCAATGCCTTGATAAAATAAATCTATCCATTATTTTTTTTTAAAGTCGCTTTATTTTATCCAGTATTTTTTCACGATACGTTTTACTCATAGGAATATTTATTTGATTCAATTGTATAGTTTCATCTTGTACATTTACAGATTGTATATATTTTGATTGAATGATATAACTTCTATGCGTTCTTATAAAAGCCGATGATGGCAATT
Protein-coding sequences here:
- a CDS encoding caspase family protein encodes the protein MKKLILILAFTFFIEAINAQQKGASPKPVLSGQQSVVSNTYAVVVGISDYQDPGIPDLRFADKDAEAFANYLRSDAGGKLDNDHLKVLINQQATMAQFGIALDWLMESAKEGDQVIIYFSGHGDVEKKTLTQPGFLLCWDAPARVYISGGAFALPMLQEVVSTISIQNKAKVIVITDACRSGKLAGSTVNGSQATASNLAKQFANEIKILSCQPNEYSIEGEQWGGGRGAFSFNLVNALYGFADQNNDLSITLQEAGRYLEDNVTAEVAPVSQVPMIVGNRSEKIARVDVKFLASIKSGKTNHKDILSAIDAKGFEDEILVNLDIAIKRTYSLFRQALKDKIFLEPINSCADFYYQQLINEPKLERLHSTMRRNYAAALQDDAQQVLNTMLKTGLTLNVLAGIKAKDIYSEYPQRLERAAELLGEGHYMYKALKARKSFFEGMIQTLRKNRQKYFYEALNWQSDFPHAQIELISTFKSENKDSAEYYAKKAMEIAPQWVVPYTRLSNYYESRFRDFKKAEELLNRAGEIDSNSVLVWYEKANFYNN
- a CDS encoding tetratricopeptide repeat protein codes for the protein MEEAIYWYKKALAKVGDEICFSCALVNLGDTYIEAGRYKEAEEILLAAIKRDSTFGGMYNRLGKVYWLTNRFQESEETFKKEIRLSKSERDRSMAYNELGNLKWQMGRMPEAESFYLKCLQADSSNINGYWNLAILYEQKGEYAKAELFCRDLIKLDSMVFEGFGFLGLLCVKTNRPIEAEFYGRKAVKLKPTIENYCLLVSILTMINKIDDAFEALEQLLEIDKNYEWFQKDPDIAPLRTLPKWNDLMSKYFPDKK
- a CDS encoding caspase family protein is translated as MRRLCIAFNFLATILCAQQKGTSPLSTTNSPLSTINQQLSTNTYAVVVGISDYQDNNISDLRFADKDAEAFANFLRSSAGGRLDVDHLKVLLNEKATVAQFAIALDWLMEVVKENDQVIIYFSGHGDVEKKTITQPGYLLCWDAPSRVYLAGGALALPMFQDIITTLSAQNKAKVIVITDACRSGKLAGSSVRWIANNRC